From a region of the Gammaproteobacteria bacterium genome:
- the ileS gene encoding isoleucine--tRNA ligase translates to MAEYKDTLNLPSTAFPMKGNLANREPEMLAHWDAIGLYRLMREAGEGRPRFVLHDGPPYANGEIHIGHAVNKILKDIIVKSKTLSGFDAPYVPGWDCHGLPIELNVEKKIGKAGHKVDHAAFRTACRAYAAEQVAKQKADFIRLGVSGDWEHPYLTMDFRFEADIIRALGRVAANGHLTKGFKPVHWCTDCGSALAEAEVEYEDKTSPAIDVRFAVLDDEALLSRCRVEQAAEGSGPLSVVIWTTTPWTLPANRAVALHPELDYVVVQCDGPQGIERLVLADALYQQALERYGISDYRVIGNCTGADLEGLKLQHPFYAHEVPIILGDHVTTEAGTGAVHTAPGHGQDDYVVGRRYGIEADNPVGADGRFLPDTELFAGQHVLSANDAVIETLKLRGTLVHEEKIRHSYPHCWRHKTPIIFRATPQWFIGMDHNGLRANALQEIQQVQWLPGWGRARIEGMVEKRPDWCISRQRTWGVPIALFVHRQTGKLHPDTPRLIETVALAVERAGIDAWFELDAADLLGDEAAEYDKVTDTLDVWFDSGVTHHAVLDRRPQLGRPADLYLEGSDQHRGWFQSSLLTSVAMTGAAPYRSVLTHGFTVDAKGQKMSKSKGNVVAPQKVVNNLGADILRLWVAATDYRGEMHVSDEILKRTADAYRRLRNTARFLLANLNDFDPLEHALAPEQMLLLDRWAVERARLLQHDIRRAYEDYEFHVIYQRVHNFCAVDMGSFYLDVIKDRQYTCQTDSVARRSAQTAMYLIVETLVRWFAPILSFTADEIWRHIPGEHQQSVFLETWFELPEMFLAGEPEGARFGMDFWGQVIAVREAVAKELERLRVAGDIGSSLDAEVDLYCGREIHDLLLRLEDELRFVLLTSYARVHLVMNPPEHGEHITLASGDEVWITVAPSGHAKCVRCWHHREDVGRHAGHPELCGRCVENVAGDGERRCYA, encoded by the coding sequence GTGGCCGAGTATAAAGATACACTGAACCTGCCGAGTACGGCCTTCCCCATGAAGGGCAATCTCGCCAACCGTGAGCCCGAGATGCTCGCGCATTGGGATGCGATCGGACTCTACCGCCTCATGCGCGAGGCAGGGGAGGGGCGGCCACGCTTCGTGCTGCACGACGGTCCGCCGTACGCTAACGGCGAGATCCACATCGGCCATGCAGTCAACAAGATCCTCAAGGACATCATCGTCAAGAGCAAGACGCTGTCCGGCTTCGATGCGCCCTACGTGCCGGGCTGGGACTGCCACGGTCTGCCGATCGAGCTGAACGTGGAGAAGAAGATCGGCAAGGCTGGCCACAAGGTCGATCATGCCGCCTTCCGCACCGCCTGCCGCGCCTATGCCGCCGAGCAGGTGGCGAAGCAGAAGGCCGACTTCATCCGTCTGGGTGTCAGCGGCGACTGGGAGCATCCCTACCTCACCATGGACTTCCGGTTCGAGGCCGACATCATCCGCGCACTCGGCCGGGTCGCGGCCAACGGCCATCTGACCAAGGGCTTCAAGCCCGTCCACTGGTGCACCGACTGCGGCTCGGCCCTGGCCGAGGCGGAAGTGGAATACGAGGACAAGACCTCGCCCGCCATCGACGTGCGTTTCGCGGTGCTGGACGATGAGGCGCTGTTGTCGCGTTGTCGGGTCGAGCAGGCCGCGGAAGGCTCCGGTCCTCTGTCAGTGGTGATCTGGACCACCACGCCCTGGACCCTGCCGGCGAACCGTGCGGTGGCACTGCACCCGGAGCTGGACTATGTGGTCGTCCAATGCGACGGCCCCCAAGGTATCGAACGCCTCGTGCTGGCCGATGCGCTGTACCAGCAGGCATTGGAACGCTACGGTATCAGCGACTACCGGGTGATCGGCAACTGCACGGGCGCCGACCTCGAAGGCCTGAAACTACAGCACCCGTTCTACGCACACGAGGTGCCGATCATCCTCGGCGACCACGTCACGACGGAGGCCGGTACCGGCGCCGTGCATACCGCGCCCGGCCACGGTCAGGACGACTACGTCGTTGGTCGGCGCTATGGCATCGAGGCCGATAATCCGGTTGGTGCGGATGGCCGCTTTCTGCCGGATACCGAACTCTTCGCCGGCCAGCACGTGTTGTCGGCGAACGACGCCGTCATCGAGACGCTCAAGTTGCGCGGCACGCTGGTGCACGAGGAGAAGATCCGCCACAGCTACCCGCATTGCTGGCGGCACAAGACCCCGATCATCTTCCGTGCCACGCCGCAGTGGTTCATCGGCATGGACCACAACGGCCTGCGTGCCAATGCGCTGCAGGAGATCCAGCAGGTCCAGTGGCTGCCGGGCTGGGGCCGGGCGCGCATCGAGGGCATGGTCGAGAAGCGGCCGGACTGGTGCATCTCGCGGCAGCGTACCTGGGGTGTGCCCATCGCGCTGTTCGTGCACCGGCAGACGGGCAAGCTGCATCCGGATACCCCGCGGCTGATCGAAACAGTCGCCCTGGCCGTCGAGCGTGCGGGCATCGATGCCTGGTTCGAGCTCGATGCCGCCGACCTGCTGGGAGACGAGGCGGCCGAGTACGACAAGGTCACCGATACGTTGGACGTCTGGTTCGATTCGGGCGTGACCCATCACGCCGTGCTCGACCGCCGCCCGCAGCTGGGCCGCCCCGCCGATCTCTATCTGGAAGGCTCCGACCAGCACCGCGGCTGGTTCCAGTCCTCGCTGTTGACCTCGGTGGCGATGACCGGTGCGGCGCCGTACCGCAGCGTCCTGACTCATGGCTTCACCGTCGATGCCAAGGGTCAGAAGATGTCGAAGTCCAAGGGCAATGTGGTCGCGCCGCAGAAGGTGGTCAACAATTTGGGTGCCGACATCCTGCGCCTGTGGGTGGCTGCCACCGACTATCGCGGCGAGATGCATGTCTCGGACGAGATCCTCAAGCGCACTGCTGATGCCTACCGCCGCCTGCGCAACACGGCGCGCTTCCTACTCGCCAACCTCAATGACTTCGATCCGCTGGAACATGCGCTCGCGCCAGAGCAGATGCTGCTGCTGGATCGCTGGGCGGTGGAGCGCGCGCGGCTGCTGCAGCACGATATCAGGCGTGCCTACGAGGACTACGAATTCCATGTTATCTATCAGCGGGTACACAACTTCTGCGCCGTGGACATGGGCAGCTTCTATCTGGATGTCATCAAGGACCGCCAGTACACCTGCCAGACCGACAGCGTGGCACGGCGCTCGGCGCAGACGGCCATGTACCTCATCGTCGAGACATTGGTGCGCTGGTTCGCGCCCATCCTGAGTTTCACCGCCGACGAGATCTGGCGTCACATCCCCGGCGAACATCAGCAGTCGGTGTTCCTCGAGACCTGGTTCGAATTGCCGGAGATGTTCCTCGCCGGTGAGCCGGAAGGTGCGCGCTTCGGCATGGATTTCTGGGGGCAGGTGATCGCGGTGCGCGAGGCGGTCGCGAAAGAGCTGGAGCGTCTGCGCGTGGCCGGTGACATCGGCTCGTCGCTGGACGCCGAGGTCGATCTCTATTGCGGCCGCGAGATCCACGACCTGCTGCTGCGCCTGGAGGATGAACTGCGCTTTGTGCTGCTGACTTCGTATGCGCGCGTACACCTGGTCATGAACCCGCCCGAGCACGGCGAGCACATCACTCTGGCCTCGGGTGACGAGGTCTGGATCACGGTCGCACCGAGCGGGCATGCGAAGTGCGTGCGCTGCTGGCACCATCGTGAGGATGTCGGTCGGCATGCCGGGCACCCCGAACTGTGCGGACGCTGTGTCGAGAACGTTGCCGGCGATGGTGAGCGGCGCTGTTATGCCTGA
- the ribF gene encoding bifunctional riboflavin kinase/FAD synthetase, which yields MRLIRGVHNLGPALRGCAATIGNFDGVHRGHQAVLGQLAERAAELGLPTTVILFEPQPQEYFAPEQVPPRLTRLREKLVALQSLAVDRVLCLHFDRRLAELPADDFIQRVLIDGLGVRYLVVGDDFRFGKGRRGDFDLLVQAGHRAGFPVVNMHSFALGGARVSSTRIRAALSSGDLEAAAQMLGRPYRMLGRVAHGDKRGRTIGFPTANLFLHRRSTPVQGVFAVELHGLDTEPLYGVANVGTRPTVDGTRSLLEVHLFDFSADIYGRQVAVDFMYKIRAEKKFASFDELKLQIQRDVEQARAFFLGRSLNHEGHEGHEGNI from the coding sequence ATGCGATTAATCCGCGGTGTGCATAATCTGGGTCCGGCACTGCGGGGCTGCGCCGCCACCATCGGTAATTTCGACGGTGTGCATCGCGGGCATCAGGCGGTGCTGGGGCAACTGGCCGAGCGGGCCGCCGAGCTGGGTTTGCCGACGACGGTGATCCTGTTCGAACCCCAGCCGCAGGAATACTTCGCACCCGAGCAGGTGCCGCCGCGGCTGACGCGCCTGCGCGAGAAGCTGGTCGCGTTGCAGTCCCTGGCGGTCGATCGGGTGTTGTGCCTGCACTTCGACCGGCGGCTCGCGGAGTTGCCCGCCGACGACTTCATCCAGCGGGTGCTGATCGACGGTCTGGGGGTGCGCTACCTGGTGGTGGGCGACGACTTCCGCTTCGGCAAGGGTCGCCGCGGCGACTTCGATCTGCTGGTGCAGGCCGGCCACCGTGCGGGGTTCCCGGTGGTGAACATGCACAGCTTCGCACTCGGCGGCGCGCGGGTGAGCAGCACCCGCATCCGCGCGGCGCTGAGCAGCGGCGATCTGGAGGCCGCGGCGCAGATGCTCGGCCGGCCCTATCGGATGCTGGGCCGGGTCGCGCACGGCGACAAGCGCGGCCGTACCATCGGCTTTCCGACCGCGAACCTGTTCCTGCACCGCCGCAGTACGCCGGTGCAGGGCGTGTTTGCCGTGGAGCTGCACGGACTGGACACCGAGCCACTGTACGGTGTCGCCAATGTCGGCACCCGCCCGACCGTGGATGGCACCCGCAGCCTGCTGGAGGTGCACCTGTTCGATTTCAGCGCCGATATCTACGGCCGCCAGGTGGCGGTGGATTTCATGTACAAGATCCGCGCCGAGAAGAAGTTCGCATCGTTCGACGAGCTGAAGCTGCAGATCCAGCGCGACGTCGAACAGGCGCGGGCATTCTTTCTGGGGCGGAGTCTTAACCACGAAGGACACGAAGGACACGAAGGAAATATCTAG
- the murJ gene encoding murein biosynthesis integral membrane protein MurJ — MGRGLVRDTAVVSAMTLLSRILGFVRDLILARVFGAGLAMDAFFVAFKIPNFLRRLFAEGAFSLAFVPVIGEYRAQRDLDEVRTLVSRVAGTLVGILVVVSILGILGAPIVAGLFAPGFLDEPEKFELTVRMLRVTFAYILFISLTAFASGILNTYGRFAVPAFAPVLLNVVLIAAAWWVAPHLETPVMALAWAVTIGGVAQLLVLLPALRTLRLLVRPRWGWRHAGVQRILKLMGPAVLGSSVAQINLLLDTLIASFLVTGSVSWLYYSDRMVEFPLGVFGIALSTVILPSLSRTHAQAEPQVFRRILDQALRWVVLLGTPAALGLLLLSGPIMVALFQYDQFGAHDARMAALSLMALSLGLPAFILVKVLAPAFYARQDTRTPVRIAIIAMIANMGLNFAFVLPMLYLDIPGPHAGLALATAISSWLNAYLLYRGLRAEGVYAPLSGWRPVLLRVLVAGLLMGVLLWYGASDLQLWLDRAGTHRLLNLGLLILLAGVVYLGVLQLLGQNLHLLWRRPDASRPEE, encoded by the coding sequence ATGGGGCGAGGTTTGGTCCGGGATACAGCGGTGGTCAGTGCCATGACGCTGCTGTCGCGGATCCTGGGGTTTGTGCGCGATCTGATCCTGGCGCGCGTCTTCGGGGCCGGTTTGGCGATGGACGCCTTCTTCGTGGCGTTCAAGATCCCCAACTTCCTGCGCCGGCTGTTCGCCGAAGGTGCCTTCTCGCTGGCCTTCGTGCCGGTGATCGGCGAGTACCGCGCCCAGCGCGACCTGGACGAGGTGCGCACGCTGGTCAGCCGGGTGGCCGGCACACTCGTCGGCATCCTGGTGGTCGTCAGCATCCTCGGCATCCTCGGTGCGCCGATCGTGGCAGGCCTGTTCGCGCCCGGCTTCCTGGACGAACCGGAGAAGTTCGAGCTCACCGTGCGCATGCTGCGGGTAACCTTCGCCTACATCCTGTTCATCTCGCTCACGGCGTTTGCCAGCGGCATCCTCAACACCTACGGGCGCTTCGCCGTCCCGGCGTTTGCGCCGGTGCTGCTGAACGTCGTGCTGATCGCGGCCGCCTGGTGGGTGGCACCGCACCTCGAGACACCGGTCATGGCGCTGGCCTGGGCGGTGACCATCGGCGGTGTGGCGCAACTGCTGGTCCTGCTGCCGGCGCTCAGGACACTGCGCCTGCTGGTCCGGCCGCGCTGGGGCTGGCGCCACGCGGGGGTGCAGCGCATCCTGAAACTGATGGGCCCGGCGGTGCTGGGCTCGTCGGTCGCGCAGATCAACCTGCTCCTGGACACCCTCATCGCCTCGTTCCTCGTCACCGGCAGCGTCAGCTGGCTGTACTACTCCGACCGGATGGTGGAGTTTCCGCTGGGTGTGTTCGGCATCGCACTGTCGACCGTGATCCTGCCCAGTCTGTCGCGCACCCACGCCCAGGCCGAGCCGCAGGTGTTCCGGCGCATCCTCGACCAGGCGTTGCGCTGGGTGGTGCTGCTGGGGACACCGGCGGCGCTGGGGCTGCTGCTGCTGTCCGGGCCGATCATGGTGGCACTGTTTCAGTACGACCAGTTCGGGGCCCATGATGCACGGATGGCGGCACTCAGTCTGATGGCCCTGTCGCTGGGACTGCCGGCCTTCATTCTGGTCAAGGTGTTGGCGCCTGCCTTTTATGCGCGGCAGGACACCCGCACCCCGGTGCGCATCGCCATTATCGCGATGATTGCCAATATGGGGCTGAACTTCGCCTTCGTGCTGCCCATGCTGTACCTCGATATCCCCGGGCCGCATGCCGGTCTGGCGCTGGCGACCGCAATCTCGTCGTGGCTGAATGCCTATCTGCTGTACCGCGGGCTGCGTGCCGAGGGGGTCTACGCGCCCCTGTCAGGTTGGCGGCCAGTGCTGCTGCGGGTGCTGGTCGCGGGCCTGCTCATGGGTGTGCTGCTCTGGTACGGCGCCAGCGATCTGCAGCTGTGGCTCGATCGGGCCGGCACGCACCGGCTGCTGAATCTGGGCCTGCTGATCCTGTTGGCCGGGGTGGTCTACCTCGGGGTGCTGCAGCTCCTCGGTCAGAACCTGCACCTGCTGTGGCGTCGCCCCGACGCCTCTCGCCCGGAAGAATGA
- the rpsT gene encoding 30S ribosomal protein S20, which produces MANTAQARKRARQAEKHRALNASQRSKLRTEIKKTVKALAAGDADVARATYVAAVPVIDAMTRKGLIHKNKAARHKSRLNARLKALATG; this is translated from the coding sequence TTGGCCAACACTGCACAAGCGAGGAAGCGCGCCCGCCAGGCGGAGAAGCATCGCGCCCTGAATGCCAGCCAGCGCTCCAAACTGCGCACCGAGATCAAGAAGACGGTCAAGGCTCTGGCCGCCGGCGACGCCGACGTTGCCCGTGCCACCTATGTCGCTGCCGTGCCGGTGATCGACGCCATGACACGTAAGGGTCTCATCCACAAGAACAAGGCCGCGCGCCACAAGAGTCGCCTGAATGCGCGTCTCAAAGCGCTGGCCACTGGCTGA
- the proB gene encoding glutamate 5-kinase, whose amino-acid sequence MNARVKLGNSRRWVIKIGSSLLTNDGRGLDTDAIAGWVEQMVGLKQSGRELVLVSSGAVAEGMCRLGWKKRPRALHELQAAAAVGQMGLVQAYESRFKKHQLHTAQVLLTHDDLVDRRRYLNARSTLRTLLKLNVVPVVNENDTVATDEIKFGDNDTLAALVANLVEADLLVILTDQKGVFDCDPRLNPAARLLTQVAADDPELERVAGGGGSGLGRGGMITKVRAARRAARSGASTLIVSGREPEVLRQISAGVEVGTLLTPVQGPIAARKQWLAGQMTARGRLTLDAGAVTVLRQSGRSLLPVGVTAVDGGFKRGELVVCAGPDGTEVARGLVNYSAEEARRIIGQPSDRIEAILGYVDEPELIHRDNLVLV is encoded by the coding sequence ATGAACGCACGCGTGAAACTCGGTAACAGCCGCCGCTGGGTCATCAAGATCGGCAGCAGCCTGCTGACCAACGACGGTCGCGGCCTGGACACCGACGCCATCGCCGGCTGGGTGGAGCAGATGGTCGGGCTCAAGCAGTCCGGGCGGGAGCTGGTGCTGGTGTCGTCCGGTGCGGTCGCCGAGGGCATGTGCCGGCTGGGCTGGAAGAAGCGCCCGCGCGCGCTCCACGAATTGCAGGCCGCCGCTGCCGTGGGGCAGATGGGTCTGGTACAGGCCTACGAATCACGCTTTAAAAAACACCAGCTGCATACCGCCCAGGTACTGCTCACCCACGACGATCTCGTCGACCGACGCCGCTATCTGAATGCCCGCAGCACGTTGCGTACGCTGCTCAAGCTCAATGTCGTGCCGGTGGTCAACGAAAACGACACCGTCGCCACCGACGAAATCAAGTTCGGCGACAACGACACCCTGGCGGCGCTGGTCGCCAACCTGGTCGAGGCCGATCTGCTGGTGATCCTCACCGATCAGAAGGGCGTGTTCGACTGCGATCCGCGCCTGAATCCCGCTGCCAGGCTGCTCACCCAGGTCGCGGCCGACGATCCGGAGCTGGAACGCGTCGCCGGTGGCGGTGGCAGCGGGCTGGGGCGTGGTGGCATGATCACCAAGGTGCGCGCGGCCCGGCGCGCGGCCCGTTCGGGCGCCAGCACGCTGATCGTGTCCGGCCGCGAACCCGAGGTGCTGCGCCAGATCAGCGCCGGCGTTGAGGTCGGCACACTGCTGACGCCGGTGCAGGGCCCGATCGCCGCGCGCAAGCAGTGGCTCGCCGGGCAGATGACGGCGCGCGGGCGCCTCACCCTCGATGCCGGTGCGGTTACGGTGCTGCGCCAGTCGGGCCGCAGCCTGCTGCCGGTCGGCGTGACGGCGGTGGACGGCGGCTTCAAGCGCGGCGAACTGGTGGTGTGCGCGGGGCCGGACGGCACCGAGGTCGCCCGCGGCCTGGTGAACTACAGCGCCGAGGAGGCCCGGCGCATCATCGGCCAGCCCAGCGATCGTATCGAGGCCATCCTCGGCTACGTCGATGAGCCGGAGCTGATCCATCGGGACAATCTGGTGTTGGTGTGA
- the cgtA gene encoding Obg family GTPase CgtA — protein sequence MKFIDEATIQVAAGDGGNGCVSFRREKFIPFGGPNGGDGGDGGSVFMVADENINTLVDFRYERHYRAQRGENGKGSNCTGKKGDDLTIRVPVGTLIYDNDTGELIADLVTAGQPLRIAQGGWHGIGNTRFKSSTNRAPRQSTPGTPGEQRELRLELKLLADVGLLGMPNAGKSTLIRAISAARPKVADYPFTTLYPNLGVVRLAPHRSFVMADIPGLIEGAAEGAGLGIQFLKHLARTRLLLHLVDVAPYGGSGDPIDDARKIVAELEKYSAELAAKERWLVLNKIDQLPEEEREARCRMVVDGLGWTGPVFRISALSALGTQQLVYRIMEHLEAQPPASPDPVTDAVPLD from the coding sequence ATGAAATTTATTGACGAAGCGACCATTCAGGTGGCGGCCGGTGACGGCGGCAATGGCTGCGTGAGCTTCCGGCGCGAGAAGTTCATCCCCTTTGGGGGGCCGAACGGTGGTGACGGTGGCGACGGTGGCAGTGTCTTCATGGTCGCCGATGAGAACATCAATACGCTGGTGGATTTCCGTTACGAGCGGCACTATCGGGCGCAGCGTGGCGAGAACGGCAAGGGCAGCAATTGTACCGGCAAGAAGGGCGACGACCTGACCATCCGCGTCCCGGTCGGCACCCTGATCTATGACAACGATACCGGTGAGCTGATCGCGGATCTGGTCACTGCCGGGCAGCCGCTGCGGATTGCGCAGGGTGGCTGGCATGGCATCGGCAATACCCGTTTCAAGAGTTCCACCAACCGTGCACCGCGGCAGTCGACGCCCGGCACGCCGGGCGAGCAGCGCGAGCTGCGCCTCGAGCTGAAGCTGCTGGCTGACGTCGGCCTGTTGGGCATGCCCAATGCCGGCAAGTCGACCCTGATCCGCGCCATCTCCGCGGCCCGGCCGAAGGTCGCCGATTACCCCTTCACGACGCTCTATCCCAACCTGGGTGTGGTGCGGCTGGCGCCGCACCGCTCCTTCGTCATGGCCGACATCCCGGGCCTGATCGAGGGCGCGGCCGAAGGTGCGGGCCTGGGCATCCAATTCCTGAAGCACCTGGCGCGTACGCGGTTGCTGCTGCACCTGGTCGATGTCGCGCCCTATGGCGGCAGCGGCGATCCGATCGACGACGCCCGCAAGATCGTCGCCGAGCTGGAGAAGTACAGCGCGGAACTGGCGGCCAAGGAACGCTGGCTGGTACTGAACAAGATCGACCAGCTGCCCGAAGAGGAGCGCGAGGCGCGTTGCCGGATGGTCGTGGACGGCCTGGGCTGGACGGGACCCGTCTTCAGGATCAGCGCCCTGAGCGCGCTGGGTACACAACAACTGGTGTACCGCATTATGGAGCACCTCGAGGCGCAGCCGCCCGCGTCGCCGGACCCGGTGACAGACGCAGTGCCCTTGGATTAA
- the rpmA gene encoding 50S ribosomal protein L27, which translates to MAHKKAGGSSRNGRDSESKRLGVKRYGGEQVAAGNIIVRQRGTHFHPGLNVGCGKDHTLFAKAEGKVQFITRGARNRKFVDVVASE; encoded by the coding sequence ATGGCACATAAAAAGGCAGGCGGCAGCTCGCGCAACGGTCGCGATTCGGAATCCAAACGACTCGGCGTCAAGCGGTACGGTGGCGAGCAGGTGGCCGCGGGCAACATCATCGTCCGTCAGCGCGGCACGCATTTCCACCCCGGCTTGAATGTCGGCTGCGGCAAGGACCATACCCTGTTCGCCAAGGCGGAGGGTAAGGTGCAGTTCATCACCCGTGGCGCGCGCAACCGCAAGTTTGTGGACGTGGTCGCCAGCGAGTAA
- the rplU gene encoding 50S ribosomal protein L21, translating into MYAVIVTGGKQYRVAPGDTLKIEKLEAAAGDAVEFDRVLMVADGDAVKLGTPYVAGGKVSATVTAHGRHDKVMIVKFRRRKHSMKRQGHRQHFTEVQITGVSA; encoded by the coding sequence ATGTATGCTGTGATCGTCACCGGCGGTAAGCAATACCGGGTCGCACCCGGCGACACCCTCAAGATCGAGAAGCTGGAGGCGGCCGCCGGCGATGCGGTGGAATTCGATCGCGTGCTCATGGTGGCCGACGGCGATGCCGTCAAGCTCGGCACGCCGTATGTGGCGGGCGGCAAGGTCAGCGCCACGGTGACAGCGCACGGTCGCCACGACAAGGTGATGATCGTCAAATTCCGCCGCCGCAAGCACTCCATGAAGCGTCAGGGGCACCGTCAGCACTTCACCGAGGTGCAGATTACCGGTGTTTCCGCGTAA